The nucleotide window attttaacaatgcaaggaattcgcaaatcTACCcatactggaccaataccttggagtccagcttgcgctagactttgatccaaggcagccagctttcagggagaaggcttacagcttttcatctcatcccctgcatgcatcagccttactagagattttaacaatgcaaggaattcgcaagagcaggcgaaatatacacaaacactgatcgctggctgaaggagactcgaacctacgaaccttggaacaaggtacgcaaggtacgctgccttggatcaaagtctagcgcaagctggactccaaggtattggtccagtgtgggtagattggtaaagcattgcgtaccttgttccaaggttcgaaggttcgagtctccttcagccagagatcagtgtttatgtatatttcgcctgctcttgcgatttccttgcattgttaaaatctctagtaaggctgatgtatgcaggggatgagatgaaaagctggctgccttcgatcaaagtctagcgcaagctggactccaaggtattggtccagtgtgggtagactggtaaagcactgcgtaccttgtttcaaggttcgtaggttcgagtctccttcagccagagatcagtgtttgtgtatatttcgcctgctcttgcgaattccttgcattgttaaaatctctagtaaggctgatgcatgcaggggatgagatgaaaagctgtaagccttctccctgaaagctggctgccttggatcaaattctagcgcaagctggactccaaggtattggtccagtgtgggtagattggtaaagcaccgcgtaccttgttccaaggttcgtaggttcgagtctccttcagccagagatcagtgtttgtgtatatttcgcctgttcttgcgaattccttgcattgttaaaatctctattaaggctgatgcatgcaggggatgagatgaaaagctgtaagccttctccctgaatgctggctgccttggatcaaagtctagcgcaagctggactccaaggtattggtccggtgtgggtagattggtaaagcactgcgtaccttgatgaagattgagacacttatgcagcatatgggaatctttattcaggaaacgtttcgccacacaatgtctcaatcttcaacctgtcggtttttcaaacctgtcatcacaactgtcagacactgcagcatcatgggatcttgttacaaagaattcttcaacatttgttcaacctttggacaaagacctacttcgactagtggatggtaccactatgacctcgcctccgcctgcttcacctcacctcactatagtatataagccacgtctacggctcaatgctgtacattctacaagattgatggactgaacacatcgactccaggctgagggactgattacctcatactcctcttctccttacgccttcctctttgtattggactgatgaagccactgtgtggcgaaatgtttcctgaataaagattcccatatgctgcataagtgtctcaatcttcaacttgtcggtttttcaaaccattcatctcaactgcgtaccttgttccaaggttcgtaggttcgagtctccttcagccagagatcagtgtttgtgtatatgtcgcctgctcttgcgacttcctattgtatatatatatatatatatatatatatatatatgtatatatatatatgtatatatatatatatgtatatatatatgtatatatatatgtatatatatatatatatatatatatattatatatgtatacatatatatatatatatatatatatattatatatgtatatatatatatatatatatatttatgtatatatatatatatatatatatatgtatatatatatatatatctatatatatatatatattgatatatatatatatatatatattatattacatatataatatatatatatatatatatatatatatatacataaatatatatatatatatatatatatatacataaatatatatatatatatatatatatatatatatttgtgtgtgtgtgtgtgtgtgtgtgtgtgtgtgtgtgtgtgtgtgtgtgtgtgtgtgtgtgtgtgtgtgtgtgtgtgtgtgtgtgtttgtgtgtgtgtttgtgtgtgtgtttgtgtatgtgtatgtgtgtgtgtgtgtgtgtgtgtgtgtgtgtgtgtgtgtgttcgagcTAGAGCAAGCTTTATTCTTTAAAAATATGAGAACTTTCTTGATTTTCAGGTGTGATCGAGGGTATTCTACTGATGGTGCTGATCATGTTTCCAAGCATAAGCATCAAATGCGTTCATGTCTCCAGTCATCAACAGTCAAGATATCCGGCGCTATCAAGCTTCCAAGTTCGTCCATGGTGCAGGTGGGTATAAACTGGTTGATGTGTAGTAGAAGTGAAGATGACGACCGTCAGGAAAATGTCATCTGACGTGAATATGACGACCATCTTAGTGTTTAAGCAAGCGCTGACGTACTGCTTCTGAGCTTTTTTTATTAAACAACCAGTGGTTTACTGTTTTCCCCACTGATATGAAACAAAGGATTGCCACAGTGTCTTAGGATGAGCAGCGGTAATTATTGCCCTTCACACAAAAAGTAAAGACACCAGCTGCAGTGCCAGCTTTAAtcggggcaacgtttcgctctgtgtaaagctttatcaagtcatgaaatGATAAAAGCTCACTCCTGAAGAGGAAATATTAACATAATTCAATTTTTTGATAGAGGAGTGCAAGCTTAAATTTCACTTACATGGTTGGGTTCATACACTGCAGGTGGCGTGGGGAGATGGTGAGACCGACGTGTACCCTTATGTGTGGCTTCGAGACCACTGTCAGTGTCCAGACTGTTTCCATCCCATAACCAAGTCACGGATACTGTCGCTAGGAGACCTCCAGCTAGCAGTCTCACCCACCTCCATCCAGGTACGAAGGCCTAGACAAAGTCATCAGCACTGCTGCTAGGAGACCTCTATCTAGCAGTCTCACCCACCTCCATCCAGGTACGAAGGCCTAGACAAAGTCATCAGCACTGCTGCTAGGAGACCTCCGTCTTACATCTCTGCAAGTTTCATCCAAAATTCTTTGAGGTTGTACTGGAGCTAGACCAGTAATAACTATTAAAAACAGGGTTGTGCTAAGAATGCATTTTTTTGGACCACCTTGTGCTTGAACGAGGCTCTCTTCTCCCCATTAACATTTAAAATTATTTTCTTGCCAGGATAGAACTTAACACAGGTTTGTTACTATAGGTTGTGGAAGACGGCAGGAGAGTTGAGATAGGTTGGTCAGACGGACACCTGGGTACCTACCCAGCCTCCTGGCTCCACCAATGTGCATTCAATACTCACCATCTCAACCTCAGAGCCGAAACAGTAAGGTAAGAACAAGTATCCGTACTGACACATTATGATAACCAAGAGCACCTCAGAGTTGACACATTATGATAAACAACAGCACATCGCAGCTGACTCATTGACATAAGCATCAGCAACACTTCAGGACTGACGTATTATTTCAGGATAAATTCATAGCTCCCTGTTAACAAATTAATGAAGGTAAACAAATTACTCCTTATTGTTAACATACCCCGCCAAAGGTGCATATAACCCACACAGCATCCACAGAGATACATGACATCAACGGCAATACTGTTCATGGTGATACTATACATGACATGAACAGTAATACATAATATCAACGGAAGTACAAAGCATTACtggtaacctctctctctctctctctctctctctctatatatatatatatatatatatatatatatatatatatatatatatatatatatatatctctctctatgtaACATGAACTCAATATTTCAGGATGAAACAGAAGTTTTGGGGGTGTGAGCTTTCAGAGGATCTCCCACGAGCGTCCTTCCCAGAGCTTCTAGAGAATGATTGGGCACTCCTGTCATTCCTACAGCAGCTGGAGGTTATGGGCTTGGTTCTGATCTCCCAGACTCCTGCCCAGACCAAGCAGTGTCAGTTACTGTCCCAGCGAGTTGCTTACTGCAGCAGGACCCAATATGGGTGAGTGACACTAACAACCTGGCTCACAAAACTGCAATAACGAGACTGCAAACACATCAACTTAGAGACCAGAGTGCTTAGCCACATGACCATTCCAGCTTAACTATATTCATCCAACTTGGTATATTTCCATACACGTGGAATCAAAGTCTCTTGCTTTCAGGGTGAAATATGATTGATCTTTCACTTCCCAAGTACAATAAGACCCTTGCGGTTTTAACACTGTCCTGTGATTTGAAAAATAAAACCTTGATGTCTTCTTCCAGAGAGACGTTCAAGGTTCACAACAAAACTAATCCAAACAACTTAGCCTACACTCATTTTAACCTCGACCTGCACACTGATCAACCATGTCTGAGCTACAAGCCTGGTGTAAGTGTGTTTTCTCAGCTACAAGCCTAGTGGAAGTAGAGTTTTTCCAACTACAAGCTTGTTGAGAGTGTAAGCGTTTTCCCAGCTACACTCCTGGTGTAAGTGTTTCACCAGCCACAATCCTGGTGTAAGTGTTTCACCAGCTACAATCCTGGTGTAAGTGTTTCCCCAGCTACACTCCAGCTACAATCCTGGTGTAAGTGTTTCCCCAGCTACACTCCTGGTGTAAGTGTTTTCCCAGCTACAAGCCTGGTGTTAGTGTTTTCCCAGCTACAAATCTGGTGTTAGTGTTTTCCCAGCCACAAGCCTGGTGTAAGTGTTTTCCCAGCTACATGCCTGGTGTTAGTGTTTTCCCAGCTACAAGCCTGGTGTTAGTGTTTTCCCAGCTACAAATCTGGTGTTAGTGTTTTCCCAGCCACAAGCCTGGTGTAAGTGTTTTCCCAGCTACAAGCCTGGTGTTAGTGTTTTCCCAGCTACAAGCCTGGTGTTAGTGTTTTCTCAGCTACAAATCTGGTGTTAGTGTTTTCCCAGCTACAAGCCTGGTGTTAGTTTTTTCCCAGCTTCAAAGTGACAGTGTTTTCTCAGCCACAACCCTAGTGTAAATGTGTTCTCCCAGCCACAAGCCTGGTGTAAATGTGTTTTCCCAGCCACAAGCCTGGTTTAAATGTGTTTTCCTAGCCACAAGCCTGGTGTAAATGTATTTTCACAGCCACAAGTCAGGTGTAAATGTGTTTTCCAGCCACAGGCCTGGTTTAAATGTGTTTTCCTGGCTAAAAACATTTCGTAAGTGTGTTTTCTCAGCTACAAACCTGGTGTTAGTGTTTTCTCAGCTACAAGCCTAGTGGAAGTAGAGTTTTTCCAACTACAAGCTTGTTGCGAGTGTAAGCGTTTTCCCAGCTACACTCCTGGTGTAAGTGTTTCACCAGCTACAATCCTGGTGTAAGTGTTTCCCCAGCTACACTCCAGCTACAATCCTGGTGTAAGTGTTTCACCAGCTACAATCCTGGTGTAAGTGTTTCCCCAGCTACACTCCAGCTACAATCCTGGTGTAAGTGTTTCCCCAGCTACACTCCTGGTGTAAGTGTTTTCCCTGCTGCACTCCTGGTGTAAATGTTTTCCTAGCTACACTCCTGGTGTAAGTGTTTTCCCAGCTGCACTCCTGGTGTAAATGTTTTCCTAGCTACACTCCTGGTGTAAGTGTTTTCCCAGCTACACTCCTGGTGTAAGTGTTTTCCCGGCTGCACTCCTGGTGTAAATGTTTTCCCAGATACACTCCTGGATTTCCCAGCTGCAAGCCTGATGTAAGTGCTTTCCCAGCTACACTCTTGGTGTAAGTGTTTTTCAAATTACAAACCTGGTGTGTTTTCCCAGCAACAGGCCCGGTGTAAATGTGTTTTCCCAGTTTCAAGCCTGGTGCAAATGTGTTTTCCTGGCTAAAAACCTGGTGTTAGTGTTTTCCCAGCCACAATCCTGATGTAAATGAGTTTTCCCAGCCATAAGCCTGGTGTAAATGCGTTTCCCTGCTACGAGCCTGGTGTCAGTGTTTTCCCAGCTGCAAACCTGGTGTTAGTGTTTTCCAGCCACAAGCCTGGTGTAAATGTGTTTCCCCAACCACAAGCCTGGTGTAAATGTGTTTTCCCAGCCACAAGCCTGGTGTAAGTGTTTTCCCAGCCACAAGCCTGGTGTAAGTGTTTTCCCAGCTACAAGCCTGGTGTTAGTGTTTTCCCAGCTACAAATCTGGTGTTAGTGTTTTCCCAGCCACAAGCCTGGTGTAAGTGTTTTCCCAGCTACAAGCCTGGTGTTAGTGTTTTCCCAGCTACAAATCGGGTACAAGTGTTTTCCCAGCCACAAGCCTGATGTAAGTGTTTTCCCAGCTACAAGCCTGGTGTTAGTGTTTTCCCAGCTACAAATCGGGTACAAGTGTTTTCCCAGCCACAAGCCTGATGTAAGTGTTTTCCCAGCTACAAGCCTGGTGTTAGTGTTTTCCCAGCTACAAATCGGGTACAAGTGTTTACCCAGCCACAAGCCTGGTGTAAGTGTTTTCTAAGCTACAAGCCTGGTGTTAGTGTTTTCCCAGCTACAAATCGGGTACAAGTGTTTTCCCAGCCACAAGCCTGATGTAAGTGTTTTCCCAGCTACAAGCCTGGTGTTAGTGTTTTCCCAGCTACAAATCTGGTGTTAGTGTTTTCCCAGCTACAAGCCTGGTGTTAGTTTTTTCCCAGCTTCAAAGTGACAGTGTTTTCTCAGCCACAACCCTAGTGTAAATGTGTTCTCCCAGCCACAAGCCTGGTGTAAATGTATTTTCCCAGCCACAAGCCTGGTTTAAATGTGTTTTCCTAGCCACAAGCCTGGTGTAAATGTATTTTCACAGCCACAAGCCAGGTGTAAATGTGTTTTCCAGCCACAGGCCTGGTTTAAATGTGTTTTCCTGGCTAAAAACATGGCGTAAGTGTGTTTTCCCAGCTACAAACCTGGTGTTAGTGTTTTCCCAGCTACAAGCCTGGTGTTGTTGTTTTCCCAGCTACAAGCCTGGTGTTGTTGTTTTCCCAGCTACAAGCCTGGTGTTGTTGTTTTCTCAGCTACAAGCCTGGTGTTGTTGTTTTCTCAGCTACAAGCCTGGTGTTGTTGTTTTCTCAGCTACAAGCCTGGTGTTGTTGTTTTCTCAGCTACAAGCCTGGTGTTGTTGTTTTCCCAGCTTCAAGCCTGGTGTTAGTGTTTTCCCAGCTACAAGTCTGGTGTTGTTGTTTTCCCAGCTACAAGCCTGGTGTTGTTGTTTTCCCAGCTACAAGCCTGGTGTTGTTGTTTTCCCAGCTACAAGCCTAGCCTAAGCTTGTTTTTGTTTCAGCAACAAAAGCTAGGTGTCTCCCTGTCCTCGTGCATTTGTTAATGCTAAAATTTTGACAGACTGCGTTAATGCTTTCACCTTCATAAGAtgatggatattttttttttaacaaaatatGTTGTCCTCTTatttaaaagaaaaataattatATTCCCGTTTCCTCATTTTTTTTATAAGAGAAGTTTTTCCCCTACACACTAAATTTTATCTTAAGAGTGATTAGGCTTCTGCTCGGGTGGAATGTTTCTCAATAATCAAACTGTAGGTATTATCTTTTTGATCTGATTTAGCAAATATTTCCAGAGTTTATGAGAGAACATAGATGGAAGACACAAGGTGAAGTGATGGTGTAGACAAACTCTGTACACAGGTTCAAGAGGGGGTATGATCGAGCCGCCATAAATAAATGAAACCGTTCATGGCCAGAAGCCATGAATCGATCAGGGCCAGATCTATAAGGGGGCAAAGGGGGCAAATGTCCCATGCCCCCCGACAGAGGGGACCTCGCAAGGAAGGACTTCCTTTACAACaaattgtaataataaaaaatagtTTAATTAATAAAAGGAATTACAAACAAAGTGTGTAAGGGGAGCATCAGTAAATAGAAAGATAGGCTCCCCAAACCTTGCTCTCCCTTTGAATAACTTGACTTAACTATTTCTGGTTAGCGTGAGTTTAGAGGTAAATGACCAGACCTTGAGGTCAGAGGTGAACAGGTTGcgcatgcatgtgtgtgcacgagtgtctATGTCCGTGTGTGCGAGGTAGCAATTGGGTGTATGGCTTTGACTGGATACGTCGACCTCAAAAGGGTTATTTCTGGTTAGTGTCAATGTAGAGGTTAATAACCAACGACTCAATTAGTGCTAGGCGATGGTTTGGGGCAGTGGTGTCTGTGTTTTACATCTGTTTTATACGTGCAGTTACATCTTACACTGTTACACATGCataaacattcacaaacacacacacacaaacacacacacacacaaacacacacacacacacacacacacacacacacacacacacacacacactggaggaaaggagggtcgggggagacatgataacgtcatataaaatactgcgtggaatagacaaggtggacaaagacgggatgttccagagaagggacacagacacagaaggtcacaattggaagttgaagactcagatgaatcaaagggatgttaggaagtatttcttcactaatagagtagtcaggccgtggaatagcctagaaagtgacttagtggaggcgggaaccatacatagtcttacggcaaggtatgataaagctaaaggggcagggagagtggggacatagtagcaatcagcgaagaggcggggccaggagctatgactcgacccctgcaaccacaaataggtgagtacaaataggtgagtgcacacacacacacacacacacaggagctcggactcgacccccgcaacctcaactaggtgagtacacacacacacataaacacacacacatacacacagacatacactcatacacacacacacatacacaaacatatatatatatatatatatatatatatatatatatatatatatatatatatatatatatatatatatatatatatatatatatatatatatata belongs to Cherax quadricarinatus isolate ZL_2023a unplaced genomic scaffold, ASM3850222v1 Contig6010, whole genome shotgun sequence and includes:
- the LOC128703862 gene encoding gamma-butyrobetaine dioxygenase-like; the encoded protein is CDRGYSTDGADHVSKHKHQMRSCLQSSTVKISGAIKLPSSSMVQVAWGDGETDVYPYVWLRDHCQCPDCFHPITKSRILSLGDLQLAVSPTSIQVVEDGRRVEIGWSDGHLGTYPASWLHQCAFNTHHLNLRAETVRMKQKFWGCELSEDLPRASFPELLENDWALLSFLQQLEVMGLVLISQTPAQTKQCQLLSQRVAYCSRTQYGETFKVHNKTNPNNLAYTHFNLDLHTDQPCLSYKPGVSVFSQLQA